A single window of Plectropomus leopardus isolate mb chromosome 12, YSFRI_Pleo_2.0, whole genome shotgun sequence DNA harbors:
- the ap1m1 gene encoding AP-1 complex subunit mu-1: MSASAVYVLDLKGKVLVCRNYRGDVDMSEIEHFMTLLMDKEEEGTLSPILAHGGVRFMWIKHNNLYLVATSKKNASVSLVFSFLYKIVQVFSEYFKELEEESIRDNFVIIYELMDELMDFGYPQTTDSKILQEYITQEGHKLDTGAPRPPATVTNAVSWRSEGIKYRKNEVFLDVIESVNLLVSANGNVLRSEIVGSIKMRVFLSGMPELRLGLNDKVLFENTGRGKSKSVELEDVKFHQCVRLSRFENDRTISFIPPDGEFELMSYRLNTHVKPLIWIESVIEKHSHSRIEYMIKAKSQFKRRSTANNVEIHIPVPTDADSPKFKTTVGSVKWVPENSEIVWSIKSFPGGKEYLMRAHFGLPSVEAEDKEGKPPISVKFEIPYFTTSGIQVRYLKIIEKSGYQALPWVRYITQNGDYQLRTQ; encoded by the exons ATGTCTGCGAGCGCGGTGTATGTCTTGGATCTAAAAGGAAAG GTCCTGGTTTGCCGAAATTACCGTGGAGATGTGGACATGTCAGAGATTGAGCACTTCATGACTCTTCTGAtggacaaggaggaggaggggaccCTCTCTCCAATCCTGGCCCATGGAGGCGTCCGTTTCATGTGGATCAAACACAATAACCTCTACT TGGTTGCAACATCCAAGAAAAACGCCAGCGTCTCGCTGGTTTTTTCCTTCTTGTACAAAATTGTCCAG GTATTTTCAGAGTATTTCAAAGAACTGGAGGAAGAGAGCATTAGAGATAACTTTGTCATCATATACGAGCTGATGGATGAGCTGATGGACTTTGGTTATCCACAGACCACCGACAGCAAAATTCTGCAGGA ATACATAACCCAGGAGGGGCACAAGCTAGACACCGGCGCCCCGCGACCCCCTGCCACGGTCACCAACGCCGTCTCCTGGAGGTCAGAGGGCATCAAGTACAGGAAGAATGAGGTCTTCCTGGACGTCATTGAGTCTGTCAACCTCCTG GTCAGTGCCAATGGTAACGTTCTACGTAGCGAGATCGTCGGCTCCATTAAGATGCGTGTCTTCCTGTCTGGAATGCCGGAGTTGCGGCTCGGCCTTAACGACAAGGTCTTGTTTGAAAACACTGGAA GAGGAAAGAGTAAATCCGTAGAGCTGGAAGATGTGAAGTTTCATCAGTGTGTCCGTCTGTCTCGCTTTGAGAACGACCGCACCATCTCCTTCATTCCTCCTGATGGAGAGTTTGAGCTCATGTCCTACCGCCTCAACACTCAC gTGAAGCCCTTGATCTGGATTGAATCTGTCATAGAGAAGCACTCCCACAGTCGGATCGAGTACATGATCAAG GCGAAGAGTCAGTTCAAAAGGCGTTCCACAGCCAACAACGTGGAGATCCACATTCCTGTGCCAACGGACGCTGACTCACCTAAATTCAAGACCACAGTGGGCAGCGTGAAGTGGGTGCCTGAGAACAGCGAGATCGTCTGGTCAATTAAGTCCTTCCCT GGTGGAAAAGAGTATCTGATGCGTGCTCACTTCGGTCTGCCGAGTGTTGAGGCTGAAGACAAGGAGGGGAAGCCACCAATTAGTGTCAAGTTTGAGATCCCATACTTCACCACCTCAGGCATCCAG GTGCGCTACCTGAAGATCATTGAGAAGAGTGGCTATCAGGCCCTGCCATGGGTGCGCTACATCACCCAAAATGGAG ATTACCAGCTCCGGACCCAGTAG